A single genomic interval of Helianthus annuus cultivar XRQ/B chromosome 13, HanXRQr2.0-SUNRISE, whole genome shotgun sequence harbors:
- the LOC110900955 gene encoding serine carboxypeptidase-like 51 — MVIHIEKALFSLLFILSYLYGGLAIGMGTQDGSEKWGYIPVRPKAQMFWWYYRSPFRTQDPNNLWPIILWLQGGPGSSGVGFGNFKEIGPLDTFLNPRNSTWLKKADLLFVDNPVGVGYSFVEDETLYVRNDEEAARDLTTLLIAIFNEDESLQKSPLYIMGESYGGKYGVTLALYALKAIQAKQLNLILGGIVLGDTWISPEDYVASWGPLLKDISRLDNNGLKKYNSLVDEIKEQVAYGRFEDAIHILNSLETGLQTDTNNVNFYNFLLDDDSASSTTTTQSQEAPSGDLESLMNGAIRSKLQIIPDNVKWKMQSPPVFKNMRGDFMRPRINEVDELLKKGVDVTIYNGQLDVICATKGTEAWVEKLKWEGLEAFLSIDRTPIYCGDEKVTKGFTKSYKNLHFYWILGAGHMVPEDQPCVAFNMVGNITNSSGPATF, encoded by the exons ATGGTAATTCACATAGAGAAAGCCCTATTTTCTTTACTCTTCATTCTTTCATATTTGTATGGAGGGTTGGCCATTGGCATGGGGACCCAAGATGGATCAGAGAAGTGGGGTTATATTCCAGTTAGGCCCA AAGCTCAAATGTTCTGGTGGTACTATAGAAGTCCTTTTCGAACTCAAGATCCAAACAACCTATGGCCAATAATACTTTGGTTACAGGGTGGACCG GGTTCTTCAGGAGTCGGGTTTGGAAATTTTAAAGAAATAGGACCATTGGACACATTTTTAAATCCTCGAAACTCGACGTGGTTAAAGAAGGCAGATCTTTTGTTTGTG GATAATCCAGTTGGGGTTGGGTATAGTTTTGTGGAGGATGAAACATTATATGTGAGAAATGATGAAGAAGCTGCAAGAGATTTGACCACATTGTTGATAGCAATATTTAATGAAGATGAGAGCCTTCAAAAAAGCCCTCTTTATATTATGGGAGAGTCCTATGGAGGTAAATATGGTGTTACCCTTGCCCTCTATGCTCTCAAGGCCATTCAAGCCAAACAATTGAACCTCATTCTTGGAG GAATTGTGTTGGGAGATACTTGGATCTCGCCGGAAGACTATGTG GCATCATGGGGTCCTCTTCTTAAAGATATCTCAAGGCTTGACAACAATGGCTTGAAGAAATATAACAG cTTAGTCGATGAAATTAAGGAGCAAGTAGCTTATGGTCGTTTTGAAGATGCAATTCATATATTAAACAGCTTAGAAACGGGACTCCAGACAGATACTAATAATGTG AATTTCTATAATTTCCTGTTGGACGACGATTCGGCTTCATCTACGACAACTACGCAGTCCCAAGAAGCCCCTTCTGGTGATCTTGAAAGCTTGATGAATGGTGCCATTAGAAGCAAGCTACAAATTATTCCAGATAATGTgaa GTGGAAAATGCAGTCTCCTCCTGTTTTTAAGAATATGCGAGGTGATTTTATGAGACCAAGGATTAATGAG GTTGATGAGCTCTTGAAGAAAGGTGTTGATGTGACCATATATAATGGGCAA CTTGATGTTATATGTGCAACCAAGGGAACCGAAGCATGGGTTGAGAAGCTCAA GTGGGAAGGCCTAGAGGCATTTCTTAGTATAGACAGGACCCCGATATATTGTGGAGACGAAAAGGTTACAAAAGGGTTTACAAAATCTTATAAAAATCTACACTTCTATTGGATCCTTGGAGCTGGTCACATG GTCCCTGAAGACCAACCCTGTGTAGCATTCAATATGGTGGGTAACATCACTAATTCCTCAGGACCAGCCACCTTTTAA
- the LOC110898006 gene encoding protein SENSITIVE TO PROTON RHIZOTOXICITY 2: MAAEPNYCFTNTYEDVLASSLQSTTNDSMIMFNLSILKEKAQHVHSTASMFFTQSQTQSMENIANLLQEIIVIASNIMFTCQNFGPGVNHANTTNDHDNTLEFDQLTQSNMMFDWSGGGGGGDGGGGGGVENSFVSVMCNTRNKDSGFEERKQFKIERDRHKEIGSGSGSGSGPGQRLSPRSYDIIEMDAADLLAKYTHYCQVCGKGFKRDANLRMHMRAHGDEYKSSAALANPTSSNGSTSTKLARKYSCPQEGCRWNRKHAKFQPLKSMICMKNHYKRSHCPKMYSCKRCHQKQFSVLSDLRTHEKHCGDVKWRCSCGTTFSRKDKLMGHVGLFIGHTPLIDEGSLIK, encoded by the coding sequence ATGGCTGCCGAACCAAACTATTGCTTCACAAACACGTACGAGGATGTTCTAGCTTCATCTCTCCAATCAACAACAAATGACTCTATGATCATGTTCAACCTCTCCATCCTTAAAGAAAAAGCTCAACATGTTCACTCCACAGCCTCCATGTTCTTCACCCAATCACAAACTCAATCAATGGAGAACATTGCGAATTTGCTCCAAGAAATTATTGTGATCGCATCTAACATCATGTTCACTTGCCAAAACTTTGGTCCCGGGGTTAACCACGCTAATACCACCAACGACCATGACAATACGCTTGAGTTTGACCAGTTGACTCAGTCAAACATGATGTTTGACTGGtcaggtggtggtggcggtggcgatggtggtggtggtggtggtgttgagaATAGTTTTGTTAGCGTAATGTGCAACACAAGAAACAAAGATAGTGGTTTTGAGGAGCGAAAACAATTTAAGATTGAAAGAGATAGACATAAGGAAATAGGGTCAGGGTCAGGGTCAGGGTCCGGGCCAGGACAAAGATTGTCTCCAAGAAGTTATGACATCATAGAAATGGATGCGGCCGATTTGCTAGCAAAATACACACACTATTGTCAAGTATGTGGTAAAGGGTTCAAGCGTGACGCAAACCTCAGGATGCACATGAGGGCCCATGGGGACGAATACAAGTCTAGCGCGGCTCTAGCCAATCCCACTTCATCAAATGGTAGTACATCGACAAAATTGGCTAGAAAGTATTCGTGCCCTCAAGAAGGGTGTAGGTGGAACCGTAAACACGCAAAATTTCAACCATTGAAGTCAATGATTTGCATGAAGAATCACTACAAAAGGAGTCATTGTCCAAAGATGTACTCGTGCAAAAGGTGTCATCAAAAGCAGTTTTCTGTGCTTTCGGATTTGCGGACCCACGAGAAGCACTGTGGGGACGTGAAATGGCGGTGCTCGTGTGGCACAACATTTTCGAGGAAAGATAAACTTATGGGTCACGTTGGCTTGTTCATCGGGCATACACCGCTTATTGATGAGGGTTCTTTGATCAAATAA